A portion of the Parasteatoda tepidariorum isolate YZ-2023 chromosome 5, CAS_Ptep_4.0, whole genome shotgun sequence genome contains these proteins:
- the LOC139425620 gene encoding RNA-binding protein 25-like → MTQEREGERETERERDRDRDRDRDRDRDRDRDRDRDRDRDRDRDRDRDRDRDRDRDRDRDRDRDRDRDRDRDRDRDRDRDRDRDRDRDRDRDRDRDRDRDRDRDRDRDRDRDRDRDRDRDRDRDRDRDRDRDXEREREREREREREREREREIHSFLVFTVLATES, encoded by the exons ATGACTCA agagagagagggagagagagagacagagagagagagagacagagACAGAGACAGAGACAGAGACAGAGACAGAGACAGAGACAGAGACAGAGACAGAGACAGAGACAGAGACAGAGACAGAGACAGAGACAGAGACAGAGACAGAGACAGAGACAGAGACAGAGACAGAGACAGAGACAGAGACAGAGACAGAGACAGAGACAGAGACAGAGACAGAGACAGAGACAGAGACAGAGACAGAGACAGAGACAGAGACAGAGACAGAGACAGAGACAGAGACAGAGACAGAGACAGAGACAGAGACAGAGACAGAGACAGAGACAGAGACAGAGACAGAGACAGAGACAGAGACAGAGACAGAGACAGAGACAGAGACAGAGACAGAGACNgagagagagagagagagagagagagagagagagagagagagagagagagagagagagagattcaCAGTTTCCTGGTTTTCACAGTTTTAGCCACGGAATCTTAA